The Ricinus communis isolate WT05 ecotype wild-type chromosome 8, ASM1957865v1, whole genome shotgun sequence sequence CTTCGGATGAAGAATTGGGTTGTCAGGCCAGGATCCCAATATGGTGTAGACTTTGTTGCGTATCGCCATCATCCATCTCTAGTTCATTCTGAATATGCTGTGCTTGTTTTGTCAGAAGAAGATGCTAATGCGAATGGGAGGTTAAGAGTATGGTCTGACTTTCATTGCACGCTTCGGCTTTGTGGAAGTGTTGCAAAGACATTATTAGTTCTTGGCATCAATAAAAATTGTCATGGTACTACCTTGCCATCGTGTCTCGAGAAATACTCTGTTGAAGAGCGCACATTTGCAAGATGGAGTCCACAGCAAAGTCGTGAGATCACCAATGACTAAAAATGGGAACCAAGTAAgttgtaatttaaaaattacttcCTAGAATATTGTGCAAGCATTCATTACTTTATTGGGTTTTCTTTTGGTTGCAAAATGAATCATTTGACACTTGGTCAGCTCATAAAATGACACGATCAATCTTTTAAGCATCTGAAATGGATTTTATTGTTTCCGCTGTcattgaaatgatttaaatctTTCACTTATAGTGCGCCCACATGGAGGAAAGGAAACATCTTCTATTGAATTGTTAGGAAGTATACATAAAACTTGTAAAATTTCTAAGATTCCAAGAAGCTATGTTCATATTGTAGGCACTATTAGGAAATAAAATTTGCATATCACCAATTATTTCTTATGACAGCAGGTGCTCAAGATACAGGAAAAGAGCTTCCAAGTAGAATATTGTTCCTTTAGAGAGGATTGATTCACCTCTATAAATCCATAATTCAAACCCCGTTAGTTCTCTTCTCTGGGTTCCTACACTAGCAATATAACTCGACTCCTACAGGTCACTCTTTAATTATCCCTTAAATCCGAGGGCATGAACAAGGCTGTCATGTATCAATCTTGGGCAGGGTCTCTTCTTAAATTTTCGTTTCCATTTGCATATGCAGTTATAATGTCATCTCTCATAGATCATAGAGGATCAACTTCTGGTACTTCTCATTTGCCCGTTTGCTATTGCTTATcagtaaaaaagaatattagagGGATTACTTAAATATCAAGTGTAATGAAgagtaaaaagaattattttatgcACGTTTGCGTGTCATTTGCTACGGTGGCATCAATTTCTCCTTCCTAGACATGATCCACTTGAGCAATTTACAGTATGTTTTCGAGGTAAAACATCTAGTGACAGAAGGAAGCACCACATGGTCATTGTAACTTGTAGCCCCTCTTAATTGGCATTGTCTGAAAAATGGATGTCATTTTGCTTGTATATTGGTCGTAAAgttggaaaaaagaagaaagagaattaaaCCACTAGAACAGTATTAAATATGTCATAAACTTATTAGGATCTTaattactaaaagaaaatattgttTATGATTGATAGTTGCCTTTGTCATCATAGCTTTATATATAATCATCTCCACACTGTACTAGTGATGCTAGTTCAATTTGCATACACAAACACGTTGAAGAAAAAGTTCTGCCATTACTTAATCTTCTAATTACAATACAATTTTCTGTTCCCATAAAAAGCAAAGCTTGGTGGAAGAAATACATTACTTGAGAGCAACATATACATCCCAGTCTTTCAAAACTAAGGAACAAAATTTAAGTGCAGTTGGCAAAGATatacaaccctaaaaaaaggaaaaccaAAACCATAAAATACCTTCCTGAAATACTAAGTATCCAAGCAACAATTTCACTCCAATAATTTAGAGATGGATCCTACTGGGTTGTGCCTTCGTCATCCTGGCTTCGCCGTAGGGTTCATCATTATCAATCCGGCGATTGTTCCTAAAGGCAGCACAACCAATCACATAAGCAATCACTAGTATGATTAAGATAACAATGTTGATCACCGACACCTTCCTCCAGCTCTTTCTGATGCTGCCGAGCACCCCGGCCTTGCAAGAGTTGCAAGAATAACACAGTTGCTCTTGATCATTACTCCAGTTGTTGCAGTCAGGGTTGTAAACAACCCCTCCTACCGATGTCCATACAGTTTCATTCACGTAGGCAAAACCACAGTCGCTAGGGGGCTTACAGCAGCCAGACTGCACAAAAAGAAAGGCAAAAATAGAAACTTAATATTGAAGCGTAGGTATCAAATATAGTAATTACTCTTAAGAGTGTGGGAATGGGATCTGTTATCTTTCACTTAAATGTCCATACTGCAAATTGAAGAACaagttattatttcttttccaagAATGTAATAGAAGCATGTGTAGGAGCATGGCGGGTGGGACTGGGgcatcaattaattataatctGAAGCAATTTAATATGTTTGGTAGTTGAGAAAAGGTCAAGAAAACTAGGGAAAACTTTAATCTAAAGATTGGATTCCAAAAAGTTTATTGTATCTTTCTGATTCCTGTCTAGCTCCAGTTACCAAAGCAATAAGCAACCagacaaaagagaaaaagaaaagaaacaaatatctCTTTCATATTCTACTTGAAAGGAAATCCTCAAGAGTAAGTTAAAGGAAAAATTGGACAAGCAAATCAACCACTTCCACATGGTACCTCCAACAGAACATTCTCAATAACCTCTATACACTCTgcctaaaaagaagaaagtgaCAAGTGcatctaattatttttctttttctaatcttttttCCCCCCCCTTATCCAAACCTTTTCCCTCCTCAGAAAcccaattttgtttctttttttcttttttcttttttcttttgataaatgATGCACAATGTGTAAGACCACCATTGGGAAATACATACtgattaaaaggaaaaatatctTGGTTATTGCACTAGGCAAATGGGAATGAGGCCACCGACCATCTTAATATAATGaaagattgaaataaaataatgaatttaaagATTGATACTTTTATGTAATAGTAATATAAGATTTCTAATGCTGACATTTAAagcaataattattattattattgatgacAAAGTTAAGCTCCTTTTCATGAATCCGCGGAATATGATGATTATCAAAGAAAAGCCAGCTCGGACCAATTTTCATGCCAAAGAAACCGCAATGACCGGAGTGCCCATCTCACTCCTCACATGCATCTAACAATAATTTGAGGCATGACACACGTAAAACAAGATTGATTAAGAGTTTATTATGACGTCAAAAATAGttgttttaatctttattagccaatatgtattaatatcattttaaatatttattaattatttatcaaatttattatataattcaaaatattaactgaaaactataaagaaatagtttttttaattctttgatATATGAATTGTCTCTACAATTTTCTAAGATAtcattatcataaaataaaaccaagaaaagaaataagaaataagaaaacatgCCTGAATAGGATTAAGCTTCCTCTGAAAAAACATATCAGCAGTTTCAGGGACACCATTAACAGTAACGCCCATCTTTGCACAAACTTTAGAATCTCTAATACAAGAGCTAATCTTACTCCAGTAGCTATCGCTAGCCACTCTTTCCTCCAACCAGCCTGAGTAATCCTGcaaataataatctaaataaGCTCTATTACTGACCGGCCGGCCACTCCCCTTATCAGTGACAGCATAAGCAAAGATAATGAAGCCGATGAGCGCAGCGATGATGAAGAACATAACAAAGAGATATAACCACATCAAGAAAGTGTTTCTGTAACACGCGCCAGCAAAACCAGCTAAAGAAACCACCATGATGGATACACCAATGACGATCAATGGCCACTGCAGGAACTTTAAACAGTCTGTGTTGTTGGCTCTGCTGCTTAGCCATATTCCACCCCCTAAGATTGGGATTGATAGCAAGAAAGTTATGAAGTTCAGTAAACCTATCAAGTGATTGCTACTtctcatcttttctttctgtGTCTaggaattaattaagaaatggttttctttcttccttctttcttttcctttgttgGTTACTTGTTTCGATCAGGAAAATTTCGAAGGAGATGAGATGTGTGTATTAaggcagagagagagagagagcaatAATGAAGGACTGTTACAGATGGAggtttagtaatatttttatgactacttattatgagcTCAGAGTTTGATGTGggccttttcctttttccaaatctaatatttttgcACAATAATATTAGTGAAAAGGGAATCAGTTTCTAAATGTTTAAAGTGCCAATTTTTTTACTCCCTTAACTTTTAGTCAATAGCCAATTAGGacattttttaattctctaactagtttatttagtaatttataatttggTAAAAATTCTCAATTCTTCTCAATtcaattacttaattaatgtAAAAGGTTcgatttgattttaatataatttactataattatttaataagaataattaaataatttttttgattaaaaaaattaaattaaataatattacgaaactcatttaaaattatacttttaaatagtttttgtTTAAACGCTAAGATTAAATATTGTTAATGgaagattttttttctatttttataaaagtataacTTTATATGAgttcaataatattattcaatttaaaaatctttagttaaaaatattatctatttatttttattgaataatataaataaattatgttaaatttaagtaatttattttaattcaataaaaatctaatcttatataatttgagATTTAGTATAAAGTTTAAGGAGCAAATTGAACATTTCATATTAAGTTAGccttttaattgaattaaattaactaattttgtcaaattaagagataaattggttaaaaaatttaaaacttaagCTAATTACtcattgattttaaatttgaagaGCAAACTTACATTTTTGCCATatctaaattgaaaatgagaatagataaattttaagtacataaaagaaatcaataatATACCATGTGCATATATatcttctttaaaataatatttatttagttagtGGTTGcctttaaaacttttaaacagcgctttattcattttaagaattttactCAACACATtctaaattaatcaaattgactctaaatattatatcaaaataatttaatttgaataataatttttagttttattttttatccatTAAAGTCATTGATGAATTTATTAGCAAAATCAATAACAATTACATAATTATCgaatcaatattaattattcaataataaaaatcattgtATCTAGctacaaaagaaattcattgactaatatttaataaaacatgtaaattataaaatgacaaatataaaattacaatttagttaatatttttttatcaattaatttagttaatcaaaatcaattaaattcttaaaaaatagcatgTGATGGATTGGGTTGGTCCAAAAGCTAATGGGAGTCTCCTAAGTTTTGGGTTTACTTGTACTTGTCTTGTGGATGGATGATGTTGGTTGAGTGAAGCTATTGATAAGGAGATATTATTAAGATAATTGCATATTAAGAAGTGCTAATCAAGAATGGCCATGCCCATGtggatattttctttcttttatctccttctttttttttttttttttttttttttgagaggCTTTCACTCTATTCTTTAACTTATTGTGATTAGCTAACCTCTTGGCATGTGCTGTTGTATGAGCTTGATTGAAACAACTATTGTATTATTAAAGCCAAAATATCAggattctttttattgttttaatttatattatgtttttttcttaGCTATTAATATTACAAATTGCACTTCAATTTActtgtttttctcttctttctagTGCCAAAGCAATTAATGGGAAGTTTCCCATCTCTTCTTTCCctcttttgtgtttttttcctctttattGAAAACAAAAGTAAACCCTACTCAAATTATAAAGTACATATAATCAGCAAtgattttcatataaaaaaaataatattttcccATTATATATGAGATGCTAGAATTAGAGTCACTACTGAtgacattaataaaattctaaatattacCAAAATTTTGAATGAATTTACTAAAGAATTATAATCAAGTGGatctctttatatttatgtgtACTTTAGaggtaatttatttaaattttttggcaatttatcttttattttgagaacTAATTACTACCATGTTATGTATTATACATTTTTACATAAAGATGTGTTACTCTTTTAgcactcataaatatttatgttattaaaaaataaaattaatttatgccaattaaaatttcacgtgataaatataaaatgagaaatttattaaactttcGCAAGAAATATATGTCACATTAGCtcaattcattttttctttagctATTAAGAACATAAACTACGTCGTATCTCTTGTCCGGAGACAAAGAACCTTCTCTACCTTAAAATGTGTGAAACCATGAGATAGtacttataattttcttttagttacaTACTCAAAACTACgtgcaaaataataaaagcaatcaattgtaataattttgagtgattctaatatattataggtatataataacataacaatttataaatattgatatttattaatacaattaaatattaaatcagttaattatataattaaatatattatatatcattaaaatttaattaataatatctaataaaaattctttatataattatcacttttataaataattaaaatattatatatatatttactgataatttatttaaaataattactgattagaatttaaaatttaaaaataaattttataattaataaaatattatataataatagtaaaatgtTGAATTTTAGTGCGACggtcaaatatttaaaatattgagGCTCCAAGGTATTTGAAAACTTTTTCtgataaagataattaaagaaaaaaaaaaagaaaagaagaaaaagctaCAATAATTCCCGGGTTACTTCTTAAAAGATATTGTGTGCTTTTCAGGGCACAAAAAGAACAGTCGATGCAAAATGATGTTTGTTTAGCcgttaaaagaataaatcttGTAGACCCCAGATTTTGTGGGTTACATATTTGTATTTAGATTAAAACTTTATTtggtttttttaattttgtaaagcatatttaatttagttgtttttagatttataaattctttagtttaatagttttgtatatttattttgaattaataCTATTTAGAAAAAGTGAGAATCATTTTctaaaaacaaaagataattaagaaattacaataaaatttgaaattattttataattttaatatattattctaaTCGATATCGTTTTATATCCTCGGTACCATTGTCACTCTTACTATCTTTTTTATTGTCATTTTATGgattacatatttaaaaatattaatatatatactttaatttaaataatttaatttattataaaaattaaattttttgtttttatatcagtctcttttaaaaaatgtaactcttttttatttttataaaatataaaattaaattaaattgaacatataaaaatataaattaaaatacctataaatttaataaaataataaattatagcTATGCAATAAGCTTACAACTTTATTCCTTTATACTTCATCTCATCTCGGAAAGGCTGTCGGTTGTACACGTTATCCTTCCCTCACTTCCTGGTCAAACTCTTCTCAAAGCTGGCCCTAAACAAATCCATTATTGTTTGTCTTAATGAATTAAgagatttaaatttgtatgtatattttataatctggaaaattattttaattttataaattcaataagaaattttaaattgctttagtaattaataaagtcAGAAAAAGATCGGTAACAGTATACTATTTACATTTAGATCTTCTGGATAtctgcaataaaataaaattaaaagtcttAGATGTAGTATCTAAAAAACTAATATGATActtaaattagtatataagtGAAGACTTTGATAAAATATACGAaggattataattatattaccaACGCTGgatatatcataaaatatctatattattGTCTTATGTGTACAATCATACATAAAAGAGTGGTACAATGTTCTACATTTTTTTGTTGTCGGGGTACATGTCCTTTGATCGATATAGGCTATTTGGTGAGATAATAAGCGAGCTAGTCAgtactaatttaaaaaattatagtttagCTAGGTATGTATAAGTAATAATAgccaattattaaaattgatcgaaattgaattttataataaatacatataacaaaattatatgaatcaataaatacataaaaacattgcaaaatttattcttttttttgtattttaacaATCtttctaattactaattaaaaaaattgattgtaaaacaattaaaaaatataatggaGTAAATACTaaacaatataatttaagatttaaaaataaaataaaaaagtaaaaagagaagaaatattggaataaaataaaattaacggAGTGAATTTATCAGTATTGCTATTGCACCGATCATCAATAGTGATGCTTCTAGTGTTCATCACCGTCATCGCTACTGCCTTTTATTATCACCACAAtctttaatatagttttgttatctcttaaattaaaagaattagacATTGCCATTATTTGTCGTCACTGTCATTCCTTTTAATTTGATCTTGATTTATAtcaaatctattttaataattagaaaaaagaaattgaatgaAAGAGAGTGATCGTATGTCACATCGCGGAGCTCAAGTACAAAACAAAACTCATATGGTGCCACCATTTGCGGCTGATTTGAAAGAAAGTAACAGGTactaattgaatttaaatttctgaattattatcatttaagttcagcaaaaaagaagaagaagtatgAAGATATATAGTAGTGAGGTTAGTTGGGTATTCTCGTTGGTTTGTTTTGCTAGTGTGAATATATGTGATTTTGTctgtattttgatttttaaccGTTGATCTTAATTGGTCAAGGTTTTGGGTCCTTAATCAATAGAAATTCTACAGGAAACTGCCTGTTGATAGTCATTGATAAAGGGGTTAATTAGAAGGGTGCTGCTGGCATTCGTAAATGCAGCAACAAAAACAATCGCCagctttatttttcattcttttctgttttttcaTTACCTTTAATAGCAGATTTAAGACTATCAggtataatatttcttttcattttaaactAAGGGtccttttaagatttttttacaAGGACTAATAAGTCTattaaatagttttaattaaaaaaatcatttaatataaataattataatatcatttcattaatatactCAAAATTACTGCCATCTTGCTctattaatactattatttataaatgaataataatagaGTTGGAAAAAAAATCAGTAATGTTTCTTAAAACTACACTTAATTTGGAATCAAACTTCTTTTCTAAAATGACATTCAATTTGATGGAGAGAATAACTGCTAATGGTCAATAATTGagcttttatataaaatataaaattcattggATTAGcgaaattattatctaaatttgGTGTATTTATcgtaataaataagaaagaaataaatatatatatgtgttttatattttaatattgcatgatcaccatatattttatttatttataattaattaatataaaataattatttattgatttgaaatataaatagaacATATATCAAGAtagacaataattttttagtaaaaatataaactaaaaagcgcatgattgttttatttatcCTAATTTTTCAACCTTTATTTACGTGATGGTTACCAGACACTATTTGTCTATCTCTATGGTGAAAGAAGACTTGTTTAAATTTCGTACAAGCATTGGtcgatattaaattttttaagtcaAGGCTCAAGTCTGGTCCGgtatgttataaaaatatacaatattttcttttataatttttaagtcagatcaaattattaaatctgTTTAAAAGATAAGTAGACTTTTTGCAAGTTCATATTTAGTTGGActtaatgtaaaaaataagAGTCCAAGTCCAAAATTTTTTGAACAGACTTTAGCAGACTGGTTAACCAAGCTCGTGAACAGTTACTAACACTTTTCAAAAGATAAAGACAAAGATAGCTGATGGGTTGAATTGTAATTTCAAACTATTGGTAGGCCCTCGTGCCCCAAAGAAATTTGGATATAGTCCATGTTCTTTGTTTGAATGGGTTTTATTCCCTTTATTTCAAGAGGAAATTACATTTACATGcttttcttgaaaataattacaaaaatatcttTGATTTTAATTCCTTACATTTCTACTCCTTTCACTTGCATTTTTTTATGCTCTTCTTTACACACCACCACTAAACACCTGCAAATCTCAACCAAAACCTTCATCACCACCCAAAAACTTCATATCTGCATCACATCATTCCAACCATCTATCAACTacccattttttatttttcttaattaaaaatgttataGGATTAAATCCACTGGCACTGTTCCTGCACTCGCCACCACCAActtcttttgtattttgtcccttttatatatatatatactaaaaataattaacaaattaaaaaatgttggcaattaaaacatttattaatatctgaatatattcttaataaaataaattattaaattgtcCATAAAGgattatcattaattaaatcaaaactTTTGGATATTATATTAGTTGAATGATATTTTGTGAgacaattatattattggGCACTTAACtttatactaaattttaatttggtcatatatttttttatttcattatagtcatttaattttaagttggataACATATTAGTCACTTATCTGAAATCTAGTGATTTAATTCGCTAGAATAATTACATGTCTAAAAGCATTCACTATTCTAGTCATTAAACCATTTCACCAAACTATTAACTTAATCCAAAATCAAATACAACTTTAGACTTCATAAATCCTCTAATAATAGATCTTGGCTATAGtttttttccttgtttttttttcatttttatttattattacaataatattttattttttcagcttaattaatcaatattaattaattttttcttttatcaagatattatttttacagtacaaaaaaataataataatatcaataaataaaaaatagtgaaaaataaaaaatggaagaGTGTTAaatcattataattaataatatttttacatttatttttatttaagctaTCATTTCCTTTATGTTTCTTACATATCACATGTCTATTTGAGGATGTATGATTAGTTCTTATTTAGTGCAAAAGCTTCAATATTAAACGAGTGCCTAACcaccaaattaattaaatctgaatgttaattgtaaaataatgaatattgtAGAACTTCCAGTATATAAGAGCATCTTTTCCTAGTTGTCTACGACGCTAGGCcatttaaattaacttttaaaaattgagaTGCAATGCTTCGCTCAAAGTTTTAGAATTAgagatttcattttttttttttgcaatgAATAAATCACCAAATTTCAAATAAGTGACCAATTTGTTacctaatttaaaattaaacgacattaataaaatagaaaaaattatatgaccAAAATGAAATTTAGTATAAAGTAAATGATCATTGGTATAGTTATTCTGAtattttgttgatatttaattgatgttaaaagatatatgatTGATATCTAGTTGatatttggttaattttcAGAACTATAAATAATTGTCTGAAGTCATTTTTTCTGAAATTGTTATTTCTGAAATGGAAGAGATATACAAATGCAACCTCATCAATATCAAACATTAAAGGaactaaagaaataaaactaataaactGCTTGGATAATGTGGTATGGAAGAATAATGGGAAATGGGATGGCGAAAGCATGGactcaattaattaactaatgtaTAAGTCCACAAAATTGACAAAATCTCTTAATAAATGGTaacaacattttatttttatttttttgtatcaaATTTTCTCTTCACAATAATAGAtccattaatttaattcttttatatgaatgtaaaaaaaaatggatatATCTTCTCAT is a genomic window containing:
- the LOC8286038 gene encoding tetraspanin-3, encoding MRSSNHLIGLLNFITFLLSIPILGGGIWLSSRANNTDCLKFLQWPLIVIGVSIMVVSLAGFAGACYRNTFLMWLYLFVMFFIIAALIGFIIFAYAVTDKGSGRPVSNRAYLDYYLQDYSGWLEERVASDSYWSKISSCIRDSKVCAKMGVTVNGVPETADMFFQRKLNPIQSGCCKPPSDCGFAYVNETVWTSVGGVVYNPDCNNWSNDQEQLCYSCNSCKAGVLGSIRKSWRKVSVINIVILIILVIAYVIGCAAFRNNRRIDNDEPYGEARMTKAQPSRIHL